A DNA window from Trichomycterus rosablanca isolate fTriRos1 chromosome 9, fTriRos1.hap1, whole genome shotgun sequence contains the following coding sequences:
- the paics gene encoding multifunctional protein ADE2, translating into MALPDWRPPASQTQMDGILTKRLYEMEEGQSSPANRREGTSSLSNFQDGMEGGRHWSDKEVRALLNIWAEREMQVRLQSTHRNKAIFQEMARRLEIQHGVVRDWRQCRTKYKNLKYDYKVSKSQGRPMRFFTEVDTILQGKELEDLIDEEEDFTRQEPERDQSAGRKEPGEDYIKIDDVRNVIKKFAKHGTVKNLPGCGGKRKIDERCLRSLVRMVEKTPCQTSKDLKANLEQSGVMVSINESLADLQTIINTGSHHFITNDMGPTVSPLSRRQSEEENIITLHDSGRNWSEEEVAALLNIWSEEGIQDQLQGSTRNKDVFVQISRRLLQQGVERDWKQCRTKYKNLKYLYRSLQRGKADVGDTRRIMKFYEQLDNILSRPTRGMYRNSVMFSSPTFEEHSMCEMSAHEDGDIIAFESDQVIDNTILTTSSGVATRAAQSEARTDATSRRMDNVTEVDYEKEAQVNSMLVTSKDSAQARHEEQPLPSRVVLRSSNGDQEYKANRDDTETFVEMRAGVSARGRKRKGTDEDYSQTSKRFQQSTDDGDSSTDWSEHIDYQFKEEQDQYIPIMEISSVCSMASSPTITENLDKPHSTEMASTTDLKLGKKLNEGKTKQIFELLDMPGHVLVQSKDQITAGNAVRKDQMEGKAAISNKTTSCVFKLLQDSGIKTAFVKQHSESAFIATHCEMIPIEWVCRRIATGSFLKRNPGVKEGYRFSPLKMEMFFKDDANNDPQWSEEQLLAAVFDLAGLTIGRCEVDIMSKSTVAIFEILEKAWATQNCTLVDMKIEFGVNVNTKEIVLADVIDNDSWRLWPAGDRSQQKDKQVYRDLKEITPEAMQMVKRNFEWVAERVQLVLEPQTSGRVVVLMGSTSDMAHCEKIRKACSTYGVSCDLRVTSAHKGPDETLRIKAEYEGDGVSTIFVAVAGRSNGLGPVMSGNTAFPVINCPPVTPDWGAQDIWSSLRMPSGLGCSTVLSPDSAAQHAAQILGLTNHLVWSKLRASMLNTWISLKQADKKLQQCSI; encoded by the exons ATGGCACTGCCCGACTGGAGACCTCCAGCCTCCCAAACACAGATGGATGGCATCTTAACCAAAAGGCTTTATGAGATGGAGGAAGGACAGAGCAGTCCTGCCAACAGGAGAGAGGGCACCAGTAGCCTGAGCAACTTTCAAGACG GCATGGAAGGAGGGAGACACTGGTCTGATAAGGAGGTTCGAGCTCTCCTTAACATCTGGGCTGAACGTGAGATGCAAGTGCGGTTGCAGAGCACCCATCGAAACAAAGCAATCTTTCAGGAGATGGCCCGCCGCCTGGAGATTCAGCACGGTGTGGTGCGAGACTGGAGACAATGCCGTACCAAATACAAGAACCTTAAATATGACTACAAGGTCAGCAAGAGTCAAGGCCGACCGATGCGCTTCTTTACAGAGGTGGATACAATTCTGCAGGGCAAGGAACTTGAGGACCTCATAGATGAGGAGGAAGATTTTACTAGGCAGGAACCAGAAAGAGACCAATCAGCTGGCAGGAAAGAACCTGGAGAAGACTACATTAAGATTGATGATG TGcgcaatgttattaagaagttTGCCAAGCATGGAACAGTCAAGAACCTCCCTGGATGTGGAGGGAAGAGGAAAATTGATGAGAGATGTCTTCGAAGTTTGGTGCGAATGGTGGAAAAAACACCATGTCAAACATCCAAAGACCTGAAGGCCAACCTGGAACAGTCTGGGGTCATGGTTTCAATAA ATGAAAGTCTGGCAGATCTCCAAACAATAATTAACACAGGTTCTCATCATTTTATTACAAACGACATGGGACCAACTGTATCACCGCTGTCTAGAAGGCAATCAGAGGAAGAGAACATaatcactctacacgactcggGACGTAACTGGTCCGAAGAGGAGGTGGCGGCATTGCTCAATATCTGGTCTGAGGAGGGGATCCAAGACCAACTGCAGGGCTCAACACGAAACAAGGATGTATTCGTGCAGATATCACGCAGGCTTCTTCAGCAGGGCGTAGAGAGGGACTGGAAGCAGTGTCGTACCAAATACAAGAACCTGAAATATCTTTATCGCTCCCTGCAGAGGGGCAAGGCTGACGTTGGAGACACTCGTCGCATCATGAAGTTTTACGAACAGCTGGACAACATTTTGTCCCGGCCCACCCGGGGCATGTACAGGAACTCAGTGATGTTTAGCTCTCCCACATTTGAGGAGCATTCCATGTGCGAAATGTCTGCACACGAAGACGGCGACATTATTGCTTTCGAAAGTGATCAAGTTATAGATAATACCATTTTGACCACGTCCTCTGGGGTTGccaccagagctgcacaaaGTGAGGCTAGAACAGATGCCACTTCAAGAAGGATGGATAATGTCACTGAGGTAGACTATGAAAAAGAGGCCCAAGTAAACAGCATGTTGGTGACGTCAAAAGACAGCGCTCAGGCAAGACATGAGGAACAGCCTTTGCCCAGTCGGGTGGTCTTGCGTAGTTCAAATGGAGATCAGGAATACAAAGCAAACAGAG atgacaCTGAGACATTTGTGGAGATGAGAGCTGGAGTGTCTGCAAGAGGAAGAAAGCGCAAAGGGACAGATGAAG ATTACAGTCAGACCAGCAAAAGGTTTCAACAAAGCACAGATGACGGAGACAGCAGCACAGATTGGTCTGAGCATATTGACTACCAGTTCAAAGAAGAGCAGGATCAATACATTCCGATCATGGAGATCAGTTCTGTGTGCTCCATGGCCTCCAGTCCTACCATTACTGAAAACCTG GATAAACCACATTCTACTGAAATGGCGTCAACCACAG ATCTGAAGCTTGGTAAAAAGCTCAATGAGGGCAAGACAAAGCAGATCTTTGAGCTACTGGACATGCCAGGACATGTGCTGGTCCAGTCCAAGGATCAGATCACAGCAGGCAATGCGGTTCGGAAGGATCAGATGGAAGGCAAGGCAGCAATCTCCAATAAGACCACCAGCTGTGTATTCAAGCTCCTGCAGGATTCTG GCATTAAGACTGCATTTGTGAAGCAACATTCTGAGTCGGCATTCATAGCTACTCACTGTGAGATGATTCCCATTGAGTGGGTGTGCAGACGTATCGCCACAGGCTCCTTCCTCAAAAGAAACCCAGGGGTCAAAGAAGGCTACCGCTTCTCACCACTGAAAATGGAGATGTTCTTCAAG GACGATGCCAATAATGACCCACAGTGGTCTGAGGAGCAGCTGCTGGCAGCAGTCTTTGATCTAGCAGGGTTGACTATTGGCCGCTGTGAGGTGGACATTATGagtaagagcacagtggccatcTTTGAGATCTTGGAGAAGGCATGGGCCACCCAGAACTGCACTCTGGTGGACATGAAG ATCGAGTTTGGTGTGAATGTGAATACCAAGGAGATTGTGCTGGCTGACGTCATCGACAACGACTCATGGAGGCTTTGGCCAGCTGGAGATCGCAGTCAACAGAAAGACAAACAG GTTTACCGGGACCTAAAAGAAATCACACCAGAGGCTATGCAAATGGTCAAGAGGAACTTTGAGTGGGTGGCAGAGCGAGTGCag CTTGTGCTTGAACCCCAGACGAGTGGAAGAGTGGTAGTACTGATGGGCTCTACCTCTGACATGGCACACTGTGAAAAGATCCGTAAAGCTTGCAGCACATACGGTGTCTCTTGTGACCTCAGAGTCACTTCTGCTCACAAAGGTCCTGATGAGACACTTCGCATCAAAGCTGAATATGAGG GTGATGGGGTCTCAACCATTTTTGTAGCGGTGGCTGGAAGAAGCAACGGTTTGGGGCCAGTGATGTCTGGAAACACAGCTTTTCCTGTCATCAACTGTCCTCCTGTTACACCTGACTGGGGTG